ctatataagatatcttttaaactttaggagatatcttataaactaaataagatatctcctataatatataagatatctcgtataatatataagatatctcatataatttcatttttatgagatatcttatatattatatgagatatcttaaatgttatataagatatctcctaaaaATTATAAGACATctaatatactttataagatatcttctaaagtttataagatatcttataaagtatatgagatatcttataaacaaattttatataagatatcttatataatttataagatatcttatatagtttataatatatcttatatagtttataagatatctcatatagtttataagatatcttatatagtttatgagatatcttataaagacaattatataagatatctgataaattatatgatatatcttataaactatataagatatcttataaactatatgagatatcttataaactatataagatatctaataaactatataagatatcttataaagtttatgagatatcttgaagtaaaaataaatagcaaaacggcttgccatattGAATGGTTAAAAACACAAGTTGGGTTATTATGCAAAGAACataattttcctttttcttttgtGGGCATTTGATATACTCCACAAGATGCATCTTTACcctaaattataattttataattattccaCAGGCCCACCAGTCTTCTCATATACCTGTCACAGTTGATTGGGAAACAACTACCAAAAGTAGAGTCTTTGGGATTGAACCAATAACTTCTTAATTATCaagacatttttattaattaccaATTTCAGCACAATTAAGTGAATTTGGTCTTGCCTGTGACGAAAATCATAGAATGCGAGATAAATTGCTTTCCTGTCACGGCTGCataaattttgtgtataatCATCATATTTCAGACGGTAAAAGATGTGAATGCTACATATCTTGTATACAGATACCTTATGTGATGAAGTTTCCATCTTGTCaaatgtccaatgtccttgacctcattttcatattttaaagacTGCCTGCAAAGttggtatttttttgtcatgtgaatTTATAACTTATCAAGAGAAATAGGATGACTGACCATACCTGGTATATGGCTTCCTTGGAACGTCTTCATGTCAGTCAGACAGGGTTCACCTGACCTctacctcatttcatggatcagtgatcaaggttaaaCTTGATTAGGTCTGTTTCAAATACTATAAGCAGCAGGTCATATGTGATATACGAAATGACTGTATTTGTTATATGTCAGTCTGACGGGTTTTATTctgtttttcaattattataagcaataagtcaaatataaaaaaatgtaaggtGTTTATGTTTGTCTGACAGCATTTATCTTACCTTAGATTCTGTGAAGCTTTTAGTTAAACCATTATCTTTAaaactttcaacataaaatcaatggttAAAAAAGCAGAGGTAACGCttcagcatgtgcactcttgtttattGGTGGGAAGCAGAAACATTTGgcaggaaaactgacaatttgAGTCCAGATGTCCTACGCAACTGCCAAATGCAGGGTTTGAAAATTCACAagctcagtgttgacaggctagtgatacagtagaTAACTATCATTCAATAGTAATTTGTTTATTACTATTCAGATTCATATACAGTTTATACagtacacatttaaaaaaaatgtattttactgTCATCTAGTTCTCATTGTTTATACGTGTACTGTGGAGTCATCTATTTGCATTGAAACTAAATTTTTCATGGATTGTGAGATTTCAATGTTTTTCCAAAATCTGCATACAAACCCGTCCtaattttgtacttattttaacatttaaatttgtggttttcCCATACCAAGGTGTTTgctaaccagatgctccgcagggcaaagctgtatacgactgcagaggttgaaACCCttaacagttggggcaagtaaggacacaacatttaagcttgatacagttctgaatttggattgtgattaaatagttgacacaacataggtttctgacacagaatgaatgtggtctaagaacttaaacttaaaaattttaaattggacatttaccttttatggtccaatatcaaaaatctaaatacatggttagattcagcatatcataaaactccaagaattcaatttttgatgatatcaaatattgttcaattttagaccctttagacctcaatgtggaccaatttgataaccgggcccaaatattaaaaatataaatacatggttagatttagcatattgaggaaccccaagaattcattttttgttaaaatcaaactaagtttaattttggaccctttggaccttaatgtagaccaatttgaaaacaggaccaaaattaagaatctaaatacacggttagatttggcatatcaaagaaccccaataattcatttttttatgaaatcaaataaagttaaactttggacccttttggcccctaattcctaaactgttggaactaAAACTCCCAAATTGAATCCCAACTCtctttttgtggtcataaaccttgtgttaaaactTCATAAGATTTTTATTCCCTTATTTtgaagttattgtgcaaaaaccaagtaAATGCTTGTTTGGGTcctaatttctaaactgtttggaccaaaactcccaaaattaatcccaaccttccttttgtggtcataaaccacatgttaaaatttcatagatttctagtAACTAATACTTAATTAATTGGGCACAATCCAAGAAAAGTGTTTATTTGGgacctttttggccccttattcctaaacttaGGTCTGAGACCACAAtcatttcgtagtgcatttctttttagaacataaatgaaaataaaaaaaatcccacctgcgctttctcaaagaaacttttacagtgtgttgtactacttttgggacaaattatatcaaaattatagaaaacttcatcggctctaaactcaaaatatggacaatattatgtttagggcgtcttgaaatcttttgacaacTTCCGAAGTGCtgattttaaacctttttcagctgaaccaaatcactactttcctttaaaattctggaccaacatttttttacagtgtaatttcaccccctatttgcaatttgaggcattaaacatggagaaataaatttggaaggggtataaaaattaatggcaagtaacccactgtcaacgctacggactatatttgtgaacaatgaaaatcaagggacgataATTGTGGTTTTGGACCAACTGtcgggaccaaaactcccaaattcaatcctaaccttcctttagtggtcataaaccttatgttaaatttcatagatttctgttgacttatactaaagtaattgagcgaaaaccaagaaaaatgcttatttgggcacTTTTTGGCCCCTCATCCTAAACtattggaaccaaaactcccaaaatcaatcccaacctttcttttatggtcaaaccttgtgtttgaatttcatagatttctattaacttttactaaaattatagtgcgaaaacaaaatgttttcagAAGACAACGACGACACCAACATCATACCAATATAAGACCattgcggttgtataaaaattgatatccaacaaataataatgaaaccaCAGTCAATTGTTATCCAATAAAAATTGATGaatccaataaaatttgatgaagCCACAGTAAATTGGTATCCATCAATTAATAATGAAATCACACATGTGGATTTAAAATACTTAATGGTGAagaaaagatttaaaaacaagataCCGGTACATGTATTTCTAGAAAGTAATAACAAGAAAGATTAGTAATGAATTTTTTATTCCACTATCTGCTGAAATAATGATGCTTTAAATGGACATATTCCCAGATATCCAAACATGATTTACATTTCACAAGCAATTATCCCTTTCATTATGATAAATTAATGCccccaaaataaataaatgattgaaaaatatatgaatacaaataatcaataaaaagacATTAAACAATAAGCATTTTGTAGTTCCATTTTACTATATTAAGCTATGTGGGCTGATCTATTTCCATATCCTCACTAATCTAAGTGGAGATAACTctatatttttctgatttttacaTTTCAAGAGGAGATAACTcattttaacacaaatttacaaatatttatcaaaaagaagATACTGTTATCCAGATAAATCTATTCAGCAACTTGCTGAGTTAAAAACAGTTTCCCTTTTAggttaaaaagtttgaaaacttGAAGTTAAGAGAagtaaatgaagaaaataacatatcaatattttccTATCCCATTGAAAAAATTAGCATTACTAAGATTGATTCACTAATTAATAATCAACATAAATTCAAAGTATGGTATCTTCCCAGTTGTCTTAGTTGTAGAGTTTGTAATTGTGAAAATAACAATGGTTtgtcttgaaataaaaaaacaaaaaaacaaaaatgtttggtTCTAAttcttctttcaaattttacaaaaaaaaaaatcagatcatTTACCAAACTTTcataagaaaaaaacttaaatcttttatagacatattttgtatgcaattaattctttaaattcataCAACCagccaaaataaatatttgtttacagatcattttattttaaaattcttccTTTTTTTATGTAAGAAAATTTATAGTTAGATTGAAGGACAAAAAACGGTAACAAAGATTCCTCTTTTCGTATGTTTATGACAACCTGTAGTTTTATGACTGTAAGATTATTAGTTGAAAACTCGATATAGAACATGTATTCAGATAAAATAACAAAGACATGCTTTgatgaaagaaatatttaacTACCCAAATAATGGATGACCTTATGATAGTTTCCATAGGTGCCAAAATTAAACATGAAATTGACATAAAGTTCttaaattataaacaacaaaataaaaacaatactttCTTGGAATAAAACCCAGACTAAATACCCTTTTAAAGGAAATCTTCATTTCATGGTTGAACAAATAAAATCCTACTACAATGTACATGTCAACGCCTTTCATTCTAACATTTAACAGaattacatatttcaatatacttTTACAAGAGAAATAgataaacatatacaaattttaCCCTCTTATATACTTGATATACAAATGCAGTGCATTGTGACAATGAAAAAAcatttacacataattttgaTCGTCTGAGGAGCCattggcaaaatattttaatttaaactagAATCATTAATAAAGCCGAAATACACAATTCATGTATTCCTAAAGATCTTATATTCTttcatacaaaaaaagcatGCATTAAGAATGACCGTTACacacaaatttaaattaaaatgaacaaatgttTTAGAGCTTACAAAAGTTAAGTAAATTCTGTCAAGAAAAATTCATCTCCAAGTTTCTAAGGTTGATCTGTTGTCATGACTCAGGATTCTGTTGAAAGTTCACAGAATATCCTCCAGTCTTTGGATCTTgttgcattttaaaattgtttgtagaAAGACCAAATGGTTTCAAAACCATATTGCCTAAGTCTTTTAATTTACCTGCAAATAAATTACACcattgaacaatttattattatttgcatTCCCTTTTTATGATAGATGAACAGTGTGTAACTGAAGAAACCTTCCCTcaatttctacataagaaaatgcctgtaccaagtcaggacagttgttatacattagtttgatgtgtttgaactacaaatgtattgattttgggactttcctttttgaattttcctcggagttcagcattttttgtgtttttacttttcattgCTTATCAGGTTTGATTGCTCTTCCTCCTGTCTTTTTTCACtagttttcttttcttcttccttttttgtttttgcaatcttgaattgaaatattgtctaaatattttcattaagtacaacttttcaatttaatttcttttagtaaaatgtaaaaggtaaacataagtaaatataaaaaagaagatgtggtatgattgccaatttgacaactctccacaagagaccaaaatgacacagaaattaaccacTATAGGTCTCtgcatggccttcaacaatgagcaaagctgcatagtcagctataaaaggcctcaaaatgacaaatgtaaaacagttcaaaagagaaaactaattTATATAACACTTGTTTCACATTTATAATATGATGGAGGGAAgcatgaaacaaataaaattctaaatttcatcATCATTAGCATCAAGAGgtctttttttttcgattaaacaatttttaaaacaattcaaattcaaCTATCTCATTGATAATTATAATCAAATCCTTTTGGATAACTAGAAGTACATTTTTCATCTTGCTGATCAAGCTTTTAGTGTGTTCTACATTGTtctttgaaaaaacaaacaaacaagaatgtgtccatagtacatagATGCCtcatctgcactatcattttctatgttaagtggaTTGTGatattgggataaaaactctcaaatttggcattgaaattagaaagattatatcatagagaacatgtgttctaagtttaaagttgattagacttcaaattcaacaaaaactacctcaaccaaaaagATTTAACCAAGTAAAATTTAAGCTGAAGCAGGACAAAAGAACGGACACACATgccagaaaacataatacccaTAAATGGGTCATCAAACTAATTTGAAGCACTtctattgtatatatttctatttataattacCCATCATTTCCTCCttcattttttcattcttttcttttatttgatcaGGAAGTCTCTAGAGAAGAAAGAAATGTGTTATTTGTATTGATTGATACCTACATTATGATCAAATTGTGTACATTTATAAACAGTTGGATATTTTTTCAGCTCAtgtctatagaaaaaaaaacaaaaaaacagtttttctaAAAGTCATCTATAAGctcaaataaaaatgttttcaggCGAAGTTTTGTTTCATGTCAAAATGAACGTAGGATAGTTttctttcaaaactttttaacatacatgtattgtatgtgATTCCTAAGTACAACTATTAGAAATAAAATCTATCTAGCATACAGATGGTATGAATGAATGTAAATAAGTTTCTTCATTGACAAGGGTGGAAAGGGGAGGAGAACTGCATGCTGGAAGGATAACAAATTagtttgccatttttttttagtatctaaaatttaaaaaaaactattggtctcttgtggatatttgtctcattggcaatcataccacatcttctttttgatatataCCAACCATACAAGCTGCTCTAGCAATGTAATGACTAGGATCAAGTTCTATCATTCTTTGATAATCAGCTAGAGCCTCCTCTAATTTCTCCACCTTTTCATACAATTCTGCTCTTCTAAGTACAGCTTTGAGATAATGTGGGTGTAAGTCTATAGCTTTACTACAGTCTTTTATAGCTTCGTAATTTTTTTCCTAAGATAAAAAGAAGCAGGTGAAATGgtttacaataaaattatgttttcaatttctgcataaatatacaatgaatattgaaaatgttgaaCAAAATGGCAGTTcactttgattttatattgcTGCATAAAATCAAAAGTACATTAGTATGATTAATAATGGTcaacattaaaatatcaaatgtattatTTCTATGTAAGCAGGTTTGGTGCTCTGAGCATGATATAATGTACATTAAGTATTATTTTACTGCATAACCAAGGTTCTTACTAAGGATTTTTCCAACTAAGTTTAAAGTTATATATACTATTTGTATATTGAACTCTAAATTCTTTTTGATTGTTTGTGTCATTGGGTTTCTATCTCATTCACATACCTCAAATCACCCTTTTCatgtataaatattgtaaaacatacCATATGGATAATGCTTTGGTATAACATGGGCAATGTTTTCATACAATGTCAAacaaaagatacatgtatataaatgtagTGATATGGCTTCTTACTGAATCTGGTGATGTGCATCTAAttgtatttcaaaacatttaaggAACATCTTAATTGTTAAGGAAGTGGACTTTCCCAAACTCTTACCATATGAAGTTTACAAGCAGCTCGGTTTGAATACATAATTGACCTTTCTTTGAAGTATGAGTATGGACAGGTATGTAAAGCTCTACTATAATATTTGATTGCCTCTTTATAGAATCCatctttaaaaactttattcCCCTCATCTTTATATTTCTGAGCTTCTGCCTTCTTTAGCTGCAAAACccacaaaaatatatgtaatacaCGTAATAAGGTTAATTGGATATAAAGAATTAAATGCTTCTTTCTGTAGTTTGACAACCTTGTAACTCTACAAAAAAGAAGTAATCTTTTTCATAAACATATCAAAtactaaacaaataaataacaagtAGAATCAATGTTCacattcttttgttttaaatattgatgctCATTCATGTCATTGTACAATTGCTATTGATATGGATGTTGAATTAGACAGTGATGTTGAGTTTAAGAGCCTCCTTTTAAAACTCCACATGATTACTGTGATGCAAATCAAAACAATGGAATCCCTGTGAAATGGCcatgtaatttatatatattatcataaaaaaatactaattcAATATCAATGTTTCTAAAATGATTTAttcttgatatatataaaaatgtatattgtaataCATACACTGCTTTTCTTTagtattgatataaacaagtgcAATTTTTCTTACAACTTCAGTAATTAGTACAAATCAATAAAGtcagtataaccatgataacagtTATAACTGATATAAAAAATCGACTTTTACTAATATATGCAATAGAGtttattatcatatacttaggactaaataacatataatttttactgtatgataatagcattaaatttaagtaaattccatatttttcgaattggtggttagcgggctgatatgaaaagtttatcacatgcttcgattgttatcacatgcctttccgtaacgttatcacatggcattccggtgatactcagcatattccggaaaatacacctcaatgctacgttttcggtgaaaaacattacaaattagtgtacaaaacaattatttggatactgagaagtatattgtgtaaaataattataaaaaataaaaaataaaaaaacaaacaaattattattaataaata
Above is a window of Mytilus trossulus isolate FHL-02 chromosome 4, PNRI_Mtr1.1.1.hap1, whole genome shotgun sequence DNA encoding:
- the LOC134714682 gene encoding tetratricopeptide repeat protein 1-like, which translates into the protein MDQNTNCSKQNDNSNCDNETVNVTKQKSDNNAPQDNNEMTEEISKGVVSDTLTADEVHTEEKVNEDKVNDNTDSEDSSSEEEYESADEGEIEIEEEKLKLEEEKLTEEEKNLKKAEAQKYKDEGNKVFKDGFYKEAIKYYSRALHTCPYSYFKERSIMYSNRAACKLHMEKNYEAIKDCSKAIDLHPHYLKAVLRRAELYEKVEKLEEALADYQRMIELDPSHYIARAACMRLPDQIKEKNEKMKEEMMGKLKDLGNMVLKPFGLSTNNFKMQQDPKTGGYSVNFQQNPES